One Acropora palmata chromosome 2, jaAcrPala1.3, whole genome shotgun sequence genomic window carries:
- the LOC141873755 gene encoding uncharacterized protein LOC141873755 isoform X3, producing the protein MEHSSLDLSIVKKEPGFVEPFSSESGLFDNMMSDDFHDSNFHSLNHSNEEVPVDWLSRFFDDVPACADSSLSYNSLPEYTSSSLSCSAFGKSHYLNLNGLSMDSMPSFPEECANESLYCSPQSAPQTPDYKPLSPDSLGSSHSLEADVKPPLFCKDPIFDVQEGFTSQMNSYIEPENLKMFEQSEIRKSSPDSPHSVNDRDSDRLDSESVSCDGYFHPALPIQTEYAMITACRPYSYDSGSHSPTSSSTTPPHVLEDNDVSVTQTGGTTPPVIQRPQEKQPFYLTEEERRTLVAEGLPVPSSLPLTKVEERALKKVRRKIKNKISAQESRRKKKEYMETLEKRVENCSCENLELRKKVDSLESTNRSLIGQLQKLQSIIAAKVPRTVTARSTQTSRSSLLRCVPWQLESSLNNGNQSTII; encoded by the exons ATGGAGCATTCCTCTTTGGATTTAAGCATTGTAAAAAAGGAACCAGGCTTTGTTGAACCATTTTCTTCAGAATCTGGCCTTTTCGATAACATGATGTCCGATGACTTTCACGATTCAAACTTTCATTCATTG AATCACAGCAACGAAGAGGTACCGGTGGACTGGCTATCACGATTTTTTGACGACGTTCCGGCTTGCGCTGACTCTTCGCTGAGTTACAACAGTTTGCCTGAGTACACTTCAAGCAGTTTATCGTGCTCTGCATTTGGAAAATCACATTATCTTAATTTGAATGGCCTTAGCATGGATAGTATGCCCAGTTTTCCAGAGGAATGCGCCAATGAATCGCTGTATTGCTCACCACAATCAGCTCCTCAAACTCCAGACTATAAACCTCTTTCTCCAGATTCTTTAGGGTCCTCGCATTCACTTGAAGCCGATGTGAAACCTCCTCTATTTTGTAAGGACCCAATATTTGACGTTCAAGAGGGCTTTACCTCGCAGATGAACAGTTATATAGAACCGGAGAATTTAAAAATGTTCGAACAGAGTGAGATACGAAAAAGTTCACCGGATTCGCCGCATTCTGTAAACGATCGCGACTCGGATCGACTTGACAGTGAGTCAG TGTCTTGCGATGGTTATTTTCATCCCGCGCTGCCAATCCAAACAGAATATGCAATGATCACCGCATGTAGACCTTACA gttATGATTCAGGTTCTCATTCGCCAACATCATCATCCACCACTCCACCACACGTGCTAGAAGATAATGATGTGTCTGTAACACAGACAGGAGGAACGACACCACCAGTGATACAG CGCCCTCAAGAAAAGCAACCTTTCTATCTAACAGAAGAAGAGAGAAGAACTCTTGTAGCAGAAGGTTTACCTGTACCAAGCAGTCTTCCTTTAACAAAG GTTGAAGAAAGAGCTCTCAAAAAAGTTAGACGCAAGATTAAAAACAAG ATATCAGCACAAGAAAGTAGGCGTAAAAAGAAGGAATACATGGAGACGTTAGAGAAAAG AGTAGAGAACTGTTCTTGTGAGAATTTAGAACTTCGGAAAAAGGTGGATTCATTAGAAAGTACAAATCG CTCACTCATAGGTCAACTTCAAAAACTACAGTCAATCATTGCTGCCAAAGTTCCTCGTACTGTCACTGCAAGATCAACTCAGACAA GTCGTAGTTCTTTGCTTCGCTGTGTTCCTTGGCAGTTGGAGTCCTCTCTCAACAACGGGAATCAGTCTACCATCATTTAG